The genomic region TGGCACATAACAATGGCATTGTTGGTTATATACATCATTTCCCTTCTAGTGTTCATCAAGTTCGTGTATCCAACGATGTTTTTGGGTCCCGTTAAAGAAACTGTCAGTGCAGGTCACGTGACGCTCTTTGAGAATCTTGGAATGGCAACGCTAGATGATACAAGCATGAGCGGGTCTCTAATATGACGGAGAAACGGTCACATCTTTTGTTTTGAACGGAATTCTGTGTGCTAATTCTGATAGATACCCTTAGAAGCACAAACTACCTTATATCCGCACTTTTTAGCGCGGTGGAAACTTCGCATGTTAGGTTTAAATACTGTTATCGCCTTTCGTTTCAAAATGCTGCCAGCCAGATAGGAAAcgaaaaaacaaaaaaaaggtcGGCCTTTTAACTTTAAGCTTTTTTTGACatgtataaatataaaGTATATAACAATGTGTCAAATCTAGGTTTTGTTTGATGAGGTGGTTATTTGTTTGAAGGGATTAACGCTGGTGGTACAAGCACCATATAGCTGCAATATATAGTACGAGTTATGACGGTAACCATTGATGATAAGACGTTAGAAGAGCATTATTCGAAGTTCTTGAATCGTCACGTTGACAGAAGAGTTATTCTGCAATTCTGGGATGATTATTTGCCCAAGGATGTGAAACCGCATCCAAACCCATATGTTTTGGCAGCTGGTATGCCAAACGAGGGTTTGTTCCCTGTGGAATCTGTGCATGTCAATGTGGTTGAACGTCCGTTCCAGCATTTGGAGTACCCATTCAAAAGTGAAAAGATCCATGTCGGTGCTGCTGGTGAAATCGGTGTCAATGAAGCTGAATACGTGAAATCTAGGGTCGATGATGGTAGTATGGTTGATATTTGGAGGTACGATCCATCTCATGGTGATAACATTCCAATTGCCCAGGCACTACAATATTCTGACACGAAAGGGTTCCCGCAATTGATTGATTTCTCAAAGAAGTTGGTTAGTTACTTAAACAAGCCAGCTTACGACAATTGGGATGTTATGTTAGCAAATGGatcttctgattctttATCTAAAGTTTTCACCACTTTAACAGATGAAGACGTTACCGTGTTAATGGAAGAATTTACTTTCACTCCGACTATCTCCAACGTCACTGCAAATGGTGGGATTCCGATTCCATTGAAAGTTGATATCACGGATGATGCTTCTCAGCAGGGTATTAACGTCGAGTATATGGACCAATTGCTTGAGAATTGGTCAACAGGTGAATATTCTCACTTATCTAAGCCTAGACTGTTATACACAATCGTCACAGGGCAAAATCCAACCGGTATGACACAATGCAAAGAGAAGAGACAGAAAATATACGATCTATGCGAAAAACATGACATTATAATTGTGGAAGATGATCCGTATGGTTACCTAAAGTTTTTACCCTTTGACAAGTCTGATCCATTAAAGAATCAATATAACGATGGCACTATCACTTTCGATAAATATTGTAAAGAAATATTAGCCCCCTCATATTTGACCATAGACACATCAGGGAGAGTCATTAGATTAGAAACTTTCTCCAAAGTCTTCGCCCCTGGGATGCGTCTTTCCTTCATTGTCGCCAATAAATTTATCCTAGACAAGTTATTGAAATATGCAGACATTTCTGTTAGATCGCCATGTGGTCTTGCCCAAGCTATGACCATTAATATAATAGACAAATGGGCagaaaatttcaatggaGACAAGGTCAGAGCTTGGCTATCATGGGTCATGAAAGTTGCTGGTGAGTATACACATAGAAGAAATGTGCTTTTCCAAGCATTGGAAGCTACACCAGCTtataaagaagaattatttgaattgattgaacCCTCTGCCGGTATGTTCATTAGTATCAAGATCAATTTTGATAAGTTCGGAGAAATCTCGGATAAATTAAAGGCCATGAATTTCTTAAACTACAAGTTGTTGGAAGAAGGTTGCATTGTAATCTTGGGTTACAGAATGGCAGTTGACAAGAAATTTTCATATGACAGGTCCAACTTTTTAAGAATTACATTTGCTATGGCTCCAGATGAAGAGCATTTACAAACAGCTGCTGAAAGGCTAGGTAAAGGTGTTGAgagattcttcaaagagtaTCACAACTGAAGGGGTCTGTTTTACAGCTCTTTCTGGTAATTGCTAATTTTCAACCTCACGTTGCACcataaaaacaaaagttAGATACTTATATATGAATGCATAATTACAACGTGAAACAATAAACCTGATAGGGCCGTGAAATATGTCCCAACTGCTTTCTTTTGAGCATGAAATTGTAAAATTGCATGACATAATTTTGCATGTCAGTAGTGTAATTTGCAAGATAAATCTTTAGAGTATGTAAAAGttgaataaaaaataaCAAGAATGGCTAAAAGTACAGATGAAAACAGTACATGACATGAGTAGACACAGAGACATCTACCACATCTTACACGCAACACACTAACTAGAAATGGAATTACTACCGGAGGGTCAAAAGAACACGGTCACCGTTGCATACGAAGATCAACAACGTATCAATGAGTTCTCCAAGTTGATCATGAGAAAAGATGCTATCGAACAAGATTTGACGCAACAAAGAACAGAGAAAGAGTACCTCGACGACGTATCGTtggaaattgaattgataGACGAGGATGAGAAGGTACAATATAAGATCGGAGACGTCTTCGTATTTCTAAAACAGAAAGAAGTAGTTGAAAAGTTAGAATCCGATGCTGAAAACATCGACAGCAATATAGAAAAGCTAGAGAGCGATGAGGCGGAATTGGACTCAAGAATAAAAGAGCTAAAGAGTATATTGTATGCCAAATTCGGTGACAACATCAATTTGGAACGTTGAGCCCATAAATATACATTGCTGAAGTGCTTgatagaattgaaaaaatatccTTAAACCGAGTAATATATGTTTGCGTATAAAATCTACATAGAAAATAATAGTAAAGACCGACACAACGTTGATTCAGTCCATAATGCAATCAAACAGCATGTTCTTTCAGCCCACCTAACGCATGAACCTCCTGGtcttcttctatttcaAGCCCCCAATTAAAATGTTGGTTCATTTCCTTGAATTTAGCGACAAACTCTTCTGGCAAATCCAAACTAAACCCATTGAATAATGTATATTCATGCGTTATAGTCCCATCAAGTTCATGTGCCACATTCACTAAATCATTGTAGTATTGGAAGCTGTCAGGATATATAACCATAAGTGAAGATACTGTAtttgacgatgacgatgatgatgttaGTAAAGTTGAGAATtaaagggaaaaaaaagggttAAGAAAATCCGTCCTTAAACATACACGAACTGGCCAACGCCGTTCCAATAAAAATAGGTGCAAATCTCATATCTGCGGCTAATGCTTTGTTATTACTGTTGCTACTCtattctttgttcttgCTAACAATCTCCCTTATCCTTCATATATCATGATTCATTATTCTTTTATATGGATATCATATCTCATAGTGAGTATTTGGCAGAAGGAAAAACTGgtaatcaaaaaaaaacaacgTGATCATAAATTAATAAACGTTACCCGGTTTGAATCACGTGTTAATCACGTTCTTGATAGCCCGCCCTGCGCCTTTCGTGTCGGCCCCCGTACGGCTTCCGTTTTTTTAGGTTCGTTTCGTTATTTTTCAACTGATTTCATTCaatagtttcaatttttgtCGATTCCGAAGGTTTCCCTGTTCCCCACGTCAAGACAGTTGCAACTTTTTTGTGATGAGCCGTCGCCTTTATAGATCACACCAGCGAAACAGCTTTTCACAAAGATACTTCTGTTCACTGTGTTATCCCATTTCGATAATTAATAGTAATGACTCTGGCAGTTTGGAAAGCTCAATAgattgataaaaaaaaaactggTTCTTCAACTTAAAAGTTGCGCAAAGGAACGATGAAATATAGATCAGTTAAATAAGTGGTCTTCTCTGGAATACTACAGTATTTTTTCGAATTACAATCCGTTCAATTATATAATTGTAGTTTATATATGGTCCGTACCGTAGTGAATCACCAAACCCTACCGCATCATGCTGGTATTTGAGTCCTGTAGATCAATTTTCTTGCTATTTAATTGATCAAACCGTCTAATAGTTGTATTTATTTGGGATCgtaatcttttttttccattccAATTGACATTAATATAAAAGGAATTCACTAGGAtattttatatttcaagaaatatatcaagTGAAACCACAGAGAAAGGGTTCAGATAACGTATAAGTAAGAGGTTAGAGGATTATCTTATTTATCTTGTTTATTTATATCCGCCCTAATCAAAGATGTTGAGATTCAATTCTACCCGTTCCTTTAGCTCTTCTGCTCTTTTGAAAACCGTTACTAAGAAGCACGACTTGGTCGTTATTGGTGGTGGTCCAGGTGGTTACGTTGCTGCTATCAAGGCTGCTCAACTCGGTTACGATGTTGCTTGTGTTGAGAAAAGAGGTAGACTAGGTGGTACTTGTTTAAACGTTGGTTGTATCCCATCCAAGGCtttgttgaacaattctCACCTATACCATCAAATGAAGACGGATGCTAAGCAAAGAggtattgatatcaacgGTGAAATCAACATTAACGTTGctcaatttcaaaaggCTAAGGACACTGTCGTCAAGCAATTGACTGGTGGTATTGAAATgttgttcaagaagaatggTGTCACTTACTACAAAGGTTTAGGTGCCTTTGAAACTGACAAATCCGTTAAGGTTCTTCCTGTGGAAGGTCTGGAAGGTTCCGTTACTGAAGATCACCTCTTGGAAAGTGACAGGATTATTGTTGCCACTGGTTCTGAAGTGACTCCATTCCCAGGTATCACCATTGATGAGGAAAGAATCGTTTCTTCTACTGGTGCTCTTTCCTTGAAAGAAATCCCAAAGAAATTGGCTATCATCGGTGGTGGTATCATCGGTTTAGAAATGGGTTCAGTTTACTCCAGATTGGGTTCTAAGGTCACTGTGATCGAATTCCAACCTCAAATTGGTGCTACCATGGATGGTGAAGTCGCTCAAACTACtcaaaagattttgaagaaacaaggtCTCGACTTTAAGTTGAGCACCAAGGTCTTGTCTGCCTCCAGAAACGGTGACGTCGTTGACATCGAAGTCGAAGGTGCCAAGAATGGTAAGAAGGAATCTCTCCAAGCTGATGTCTTGTTGGTCGCTGTCGGCAGAAGACCATACGTCGCTGGTTTGAACGCTGAAAAGATCGGTTTGGAAGTCGACAAGCGTGGTAGATTGGTCATTGATGAACAATTATCCACCAAATTCCCACACGTCAAGGTTATCGGTGATGTTACCTTCGGTCCAATGTTGGCTCACAAggctgaagaagaaggtatcGCTGCTGCCGAATACTTCAAGGTCGGCCACGGTCATGTCAACTACGGTAACATCCCGGCTGTCATGTACTCCCACCCAGAAGTCGCTTGGGTCGGTAAGACCGAAGAACAATTAAAGGAAGCTGGTATTCAATACAAGATTGGAAAGTTCCCATTCATCGCTAACTCTAGAGCTAAAACCAACATGGACACCGAAGGTTTCGTTAAGATTTTGATCGACGCAGAATCTGAACGTTTACTAGGTGCTCACATCATTGGTCCTAACGCTGGTGAAATGATCGCTGAAGCCGGTTTAGCATTGGAATACGGTGCTTCTGCTGAAGACATCGCTAGAGTTTGTCACGCTCATCCAACTCTATCCGAAGCTTTCAAGGAAGCTAACTTAGCTGCTTACGCCAAGCCAATCAACTTctaatttttcttgataaaGCGAagtggaaaaaaaaaattgcGGATAATTGAAGCTGCTTGATATCAATAACTATAATAAGCTACTTAACAATGGTACGTCGTATCCAGTTGTCgtctatttttttttttatttatctCGCCATCTGAAGcatctttcttcttatatATTCCTCGAAtcattctttgatttcaaactatacattgaaaagtaaagattatcaaaaataaatagTAAACACGTATAATATATTTAACGTAAATGATATGAAATGTTTGTAAACGAATTCTCAGAACATTCTCAGCTTGTGTGTAATAGGCACCACATCgttatatcaaaaaaagAGATCATTGGTCCAGAATGAACAGGGGAAATAAAAAGATTGGACGAGTCCGGAGTCGAACCGAAGACCTCTCCCATGCTAAGGGAGCGCGCTACCAACTACGCCACACGCCCTAATTTCTTATTAACAAGAGTTTTGAGTGAACCATCACCACTCCGTGTAAACATGATTTTCTATTTATATCATTACGTTTCACAATACTAACTTATAACGCATTTTGACCATTCAAATCTTATTCAGAAGCAAGAAAGATGGAAACATGGTCAGTGAAGTACCCTTGGAACAAAAATAGGCCCTAATCTATAAATTTACTACATACtcaaattttgaatatataGGTTTTGCATAACAGGTTTGACTATCTATCAATACTATTCCTTCATAGATTCCAACAATATCAACATGAAAGTTGGAATTAGTAAGTTATCATTCAAAGTACTATTACCTTCCAAGATGCCAGCTAGGAAACATACAAGAACCAAATTCATGAACGACACCTCGGTGAAAAAGTTAAAGTAAACTTTCATAATCACTGTAGTTATGCCAGTAGCTGCAATGAATGCAAAAGTGCCCTCGAAAGTTTTACAAGTATTTGGCCATCTGtttcttccaaattttTTACCAATAATGGAAGCCAATGAATCACCTACGCCTAGCGAGATGATACCGATAATGGAACCATTGATCAAAAAGGGCAAAGAGATACcgataatgaaataaagGTAGGAAATAATGATTGGCCCCTTTTCATCTCTGAAGTCAGCGAAAGATCTCAAATGTTTGTCCAAATAGTGTCCCACTGGGTAAATATGTAGGAAACGAATGTACTCGACAATGAGAAAAAGGTTTACAGTTCCAGCCAACGCAATTTTCACAAAATTTGAATCCATCATGATTGCCGGAATCAAGAGGGGTAAGATTGCAAAATGCCAAACTTTTCTTGACGTATTCAAAGACCAATTAGATTTCAACGCAAACACACTGGGCAACAACAATAATGCAGAACCTAACCAGATCCCCATTATTTTCAGTCTGATCATAGAGGAACCGATGTAATCTATAAGCCATGTGAACGGTGGGACATTGTTAATGATGAGATTCGTTTGGATATAATACGAAAATCCCACAACAATCATTGGCAACAAGAGTAAGGTTCGGATCCACCGAGTAGCACCCACACTTTCCAGGCCGTACGACACTGCGGAAGTGACAGTTACCAAGACGATAAAACTTGTAAAGCATACTTGGAAAACTTGGAAATAAATAGAGTCAGACTCAACGAGGGCCAAAATATCAGTGCAAAGAAGAGCGAACATATGACACTCGGTCTTGTctaaagatttcaatttggaagTCTTATAAAGACCaaatatgaagaaataattCAAAACCAATGCCTTAACATCGTTGGCAATGTTAGCAGATCCGTCGTCTCCCatcagaagaaatattatcTGCAATGGGATCTTGAAAAAGACAGATATATCACTAATGGAAAAGGCCAAAACGGTATTCAGCAGTAGATATTGTGGCACAAATAGTGTAGAAAGTAGCAACTGCATgtaaaataaatatatcGTATTGAATGTTGGAAGAGTGTTGACTCCCAAATTAGTCCTGGTCGCAGACATCCATAAATTAACAACATATGCCATCAATACTGACGTGACCATAGAAAATTGCTGCGAGAACCATGGTTCCGAACCATACTTCGCATACACTAGATGCGAACTAAGCCCCAATATGGTTAATTGAATCACTCTATCAGCCTCAAATACCTTGTCCAACACCTCGGAAATGATACTATCACGTGACAAATTGCCTTTAGATCCGCTGTTTACATTTGAGTTCTCTTTAGAATATACATTTCCAACGCCTAAATCCGAGGTAGCACCTTTAGCTAACGTGGAAGTTGGCATATTAAGTTTGATTGCTTACTTAAAATCCATTCGTAACCATAACCAGAAGGCACCTAACTGTTTATTTCGGTGAATGTGTTTACTGCATTAAACAGGTCATAAACCATATATTATGATCAGATTTCGTCTAATGGAAAAAGACGAAATTTCCTGAAAGCAGTACAACCGGCGATCTGCCAGCCCTCAACTGGTGACGGGCACCACGAGATCCGGGTAATGAATATCTTTTCattctgaaaaatttttatttaagaaaaatttttctGTTACAATTAATCTGCTCGACTTCTAACCACTATTTGTTTCTAACTAG from Kluyveromyces lactis strain NRRL Y-1140 chromosome D complete sequence harbors:
- a CDS encoding uncharacterized protein (no similarity), which gives rise to MDATEKTDMPELTASITDLEKQELQYEVELDEADETSDNTKLIFSQDKKKKQPRKRPWTPITWHITMALLVIYIISLLVFIKFVYPTMFLGPVKETVSAGHVTLFENLGMATLDDTSMSGSLI
- a CDS encoding uncharacterized protein (conserved hypothetical protein) → MRFAPIFIGTALASSLSSLMVIYPDSFQYYNDLVNVAHELDGTITHEYTLFNGFSLDLPEEFVAKFKEMNQHFNWGLEIEEDQEVHALGGLKEHAV
- the SEC59 gene encoding dolichol kinase (similar to uniprot|Q75DH5 Ashbya gossypii ABR051C ABR051Cp and weakly similar to YMR013C uniprot|P20048 Saccharomyces cerevisiae YMR013C SEC59 Membrane protein that catalyzes the CTP-mediated phosphorylation of dolichol the terminal step in dolichyl monophosphate (Dol- P) biosynthesis required for viability normal rates of lipid intermediate synthesis and protein N-glycosylation); this encodes MPTSTLAKGATSDLGVGNVYSKENSNVNSGSKGNLSRDSIISEVLDKVFEADRVIQLTILGLSSHLVYAKYGSEPWFSQQFSMVTSVLMAYVVNLWMSATRTNLGVNTLPTFNTIYLFYMQLLLSTLFVPQYLLLNTVLAFSISDISVFFKIPLQIIFLLMGDDGSANIANDVKALVLNYFFIFGLYKTSKLKSLDKTECHMFALLCTDILALVESDSIYFQVFQVCFTSFIVLVTVTSAVSYGLESVGATRWIRTLLLLPMIVVGFSYYIQTNLIINNVPPFTWLIDYIGSSMIRLKIMGIWLGSALLLLPSVFALKSNWSLNTSRKVWHFAILPLLIPAIMMDSNFVKIALAGTVNLFLIVEYIRFLHIYPVGHYLDKHLRSFADFRDEKGPIIISYLYFIIGISLPFLINGSIIGIISLGVGDSLASIIGKKFGRNRWPNTCKTFEGTFAFIAATGITTVIMKVYFNFFTEVSFMNLVLVCFLAGILEGNSTLNDNLLIPTFMLILLESMKE
- the ARO9 gene encoding aromatic-amino-acid:2-oxoglutarate transaminase (similar to uniprot|P38840 Saccharomyces cerevisiae YHR137W ARO9 Aromatic aminotransferase catalyzes the first step of tryptophan phenylalanine and tyrosine catabolism); the encoded protein is MTVTIDDKTLEEHYSKFLNRHVDRRVILQFWDDYLPKDVKPHPNPYVLAAGMPNEGLFPVESVHVNVVERPFQHLEYPFKSEKIHVGAAGEIGVNEAEYVKSRVDDGSMVDIWRYDPSHGDNIPIAQALQYSDTKGFPQLIDFSKKLVSYLNKPAYDNWDVMLANGSSDSLSKVFTTLTDEDVTVLMEEFTFTPTISNVTANGGIPIPLKVDITDDASQQGINVEYMDQLLENWSTGEYSHLSKPRLLYTIVTGQNPTGMTQCKEKRQKIYDLCEKHDIIIVEDDPYGYLKFLPFDKSDPLKNQYNDGTITFDKYCKEILAPSYLTIDTSGRVIRLETFSKVFAPGMRLSFIVANKFILDKLLKYADISVRSPCGLAQAMTINIIDKWAENFNGDKVRAWLSWVMKVAGEYTHRRNVLFQALEATPAYKEELFELIEPSAGMFISIKINFDKFGEISDKLKAMNFLNYKLLEEGCIVILGYRMAVDKKFSYDRSNFLRITFAMAPDEEHLQTAAERLGKGVERFFKEYHN
- the GIM3 gene encoding tubulin-binding prefolding complex subunit GIM3 (highly similar to uniprot|P53900 Saccharomyces cerevisiae YNL153C GIM3 Subunit of the heterohexameric cochaperone prefoldin complex which binds specifically to cytosolic chaperonin and transfers target proteins to it) translates to MELLPEGQKNTVTVAYEDQQRINEFSKLIMRKDAIEQDLTQQRTEKEYLDDVSLEIELIDEDEKVQYKIGDVFVFLKQKEVVEKLESDAENIDSNIEKLESDEAELDSRIKELKSILYAKFGDNINLER
- the LPD1 gene encoding dihydrolipoyl dehydrogenase (highly similar to uniprot|P09624 Saccharomyces cerevisiae YFL018C LPD1 Dihydrolipoamide dehydrogenase the lipoamide dehydrogenase component (E3) of the pyruvate dehydrogenase and 2-oxoglutarate dehydrogenase multi-enzyme complexes), which codes for MLRFNSTRSFSSSALLKTVTKKHDLVVIGGGPGGYVAAIKAAQLGYDVACVEKRGRLGGTCLNVGCIPSKALLNNSHLYHQMKTDAKQRGIDINGEININVAQFQKAKDTVVKQLTGGIEMLFKKNGVTYYKGLGAFETDKSVKVLPVEGLEGSVTEDHLLESDRIIVATGSEVTPFPGITIDEERIVSSTGALSLKEIPKKLAIIGGGIIGLEMGSVYSRLGSKVTVIEFQPQIGATMDGEVAQTTQKILKKQGLDFKLSTKVLSASRNGDVVDIEVEGAKNGKKESLQADVLLVAVGRRPYVAGLNAEKIGLEVDKRGRLVIDEQLSTKFPHVKVIGDVTFGPMLAHKAEEEGIAAAEYFKVGHGHVNYGNIPAVMYSHPEVAWVGKTEEQLKEAGIQYKIGKFPFIANSRAKTNMDTEGFVKILIDAESERLLGAHIIGPNAGEMIAEAGLALEYGASAEDIARVCHAHPTLSEAFKEANLAAYAKPINF